Part of the Sorghum bicolor cultivar BTx623 chromosome 1, Sorghum_bicolor_NCBIv3, whole genome shotgun sequence genome, GGTTAGAGCAGCATAATTCCTGTCCCGTTTGCCGTTATGAGCTCCCAACACAGGGTTCTACTACGGGAGCTAGCTGCTCGCACACAAGATCAACCAACCAAAGCCAGAGCTCAAGTAGTTCAAGCAGCAGCGGGAGAACCAGTGGGCGTCAAAGGAGAAGGAACCCGTTCTCGTTCCTGTGGCCTTTCCGCTCATCAAGTTCTCGCTAGATTAGTCTCTGGTAATCTTTCTCAGGTTTGAAATACTGTTTTAGTCAATACGCTGGTCTAATGGGCTTTAAGTGTGTGGGATCTTAGTACTCAATCTGTACTGTATGGTTTGTTAATGATCGCCACATAATGTTTCTCCTTGCAAGTATATTATTTTTACCACGGTACCATCATAGCTACTCGATTTTGTTTACTTGTGAGCCTGCAAACAATTATAAGCCTAATTAATGGCTGTTCAACTCCTTTTCGGCTGATTGTTTGCTGTGACTGTACACCTATTCATAAAGTCCACAGTTATCAGAAAAGATAAAGATGACGGCTATGATCTGATAATAGTGAAGCCAGATACCTGATCATTCGTTTACCCATCTGCTCTAGCACCTCTTGGCTTCATGTCTGCTTTCATTTTTGAAAGATTTGTCCTGTGAGAAAAATAAACATATGGACGTAATTGACTGGAAAAAATATTCACATTGGAGTCAATACTTGGTTTATCTGCCGGCTACCGTTTACCTAGCTTTCATTAGCTAGTTGTTGCTTTGTTTTCACATTGGCAGGCATTTGTATGGATCTTGTATTGAATTGGGCGTTGGTGTCCATTTATGTATTGAGCTACTTGCAGTTCACTGTTTTTTATTTGGTTAAACTTGCGTTGATTAGGACCCTTCTGACTAACTTACCCAATGGTGGATGTGCTTCTGTGATGGTGCCTCGTTTGAAAACTGGTACCTGATCCGTGATGCATACATACAGATACAGCCAGCATTTGGAAACCACTGAAGAACTTGACGCGGCATAACCCtgcatgtatttttttttttttaaaaaaaaagtcggtcggaacgacttacaGTTTGGAGACCTGCTGGTGCGTGTTTACTACGCTAATCACTTGGATGGTTGTCATCGTCATCAGATACGAAAAGGGTGATGACAATGGCAAGCTGATTTGCTAGGTTTAAACAACAGGCGCAGTTGGTACTTCTTTTTCTTTCACTCTTTATTCTTCTCCCAATGATAGCAGAGCCTTTTTCTTTCACTCTTTTATTCTTATCCCAATGGTAGCAGAGCCTGACTAGACTAGACTAGAAATACCGGcccgtcgtcttcgtcttccacGGTTTCGCTGGAGTTTATCTCCAGGTGGACTTTCGCCAGCATGTGCTGATGTGGTGGCGTGAGGCGAGCCTGAATTTCCAGCCATGAGGCAGGGCAGTTGATGGAGAATTGGACCTCAGGACCGGACGGACGAATGAGAATGATTCGATGGCGTGTACCTGTCCTGATTCGTCGTGGCTTGTTGGTGCCTTGGCTTGCCATCCTCGCATTCCTGCGAAACTTCCGCCGTTTGGCTGCCATCGTCGTGTGGTGACCACGAGAGCAGAGCACGTTGCTATCCGGCCAACTCTTCCAACTGGAGTTGGGGTTACGACTGTGGGCTGGGCTCGGGACGGAAACCCATGGTCCATGGGCCATGGGATTGGGGACGGGATCAGACAGGATCACAGGAGCATAGCGCTTGCAGTGCCACAGTAACCATCTGTGTCGTACACACCGCGCAGGTGGAAAAAACACAAAGGGTGCAACGGCAAGTACACTAGAACTAGTACAACAACAGCATAAAAATATCAATGATGACTATAACGATATCTATTTTAGATCATAACTACGTAAAATTGttaattgtatttttttttcaggACTAAAGGGAGTAACGTATAACTGGTTGAAATTGCTACCATGGTGTAAGTTAGTTTGCTAAGTGTTAGATTCAAGTTCCCTAAAAAAAAAACGCTCTTTCTCTGCGCCTGGGGTCAGACGCGGAGCTTACACATCTGAACCCAACAAGGGCCAGGCATCGAAACACGGATCCAGGTTCAGTGACTTTGCTCCATGAAGTCACAATGTAACTTTACATCCATCTCCTACATTCATTGATGATCCAACGCCTCCCAAGAACCTAGTCCTGTAGCTCCTGCTTTTTTCACGGAACGTTGGCGGGAGCACTCCAGTTTCACGCGGGAGTTTGGTTGAGAACTGACAACACGCGGCCGTCCCGCGCGCCGCTCCGCCGCCTGCCTGGCCGCGCGACGCCGTCGGCCGTCCGCGCGCCGCTCTGCTTGCTCGGCCGCGTGTTGCCTCGCGTGCTGGCCCTGACTCGCGAGCTGCAGTGCCAATCGTCCCGGGCGCGCCACCTCCCCCTGCTGGCCCGAGAGCCGAGCCAGCCGGCCGGCCATCCcgtgcgccgccgccgtgctGGCCGTCCTGCCCGACCGCCTCATTTGCCGGCCATCCTGACCTCATTGCCTGCTTGTCGTCGTGCGCATCCACATCCTCAACACAGGCCAACGCACCAACGGCACCAGCCTAGGTGAACCCTTTGTCCGTCTCCAATATTGCATCATGATGGTTTCTTTGCTTGCTTTGTTTATCTTGTGTGGATATAATTACTTGGATACAGCCATGCAGATCACAATATTTGCATTTGGTTGAGATTGCAAACTACACGGTGCTTAACAGAAGATAAGTTTGCGTATCTCAAAAATTGCATTGAACTTTGTGGTTATTTAGCAAGACAGTGGCAATAAGTTCAGAAGGGGATACCTCAGATTGGTTTGATGTTTGTCGACTATGTGAATGCAgccatacttttttttttttaaaaaagcacATTTCTCCTACTTGTTAAGCATGTAAACACATCAATTACTTTATCAAAAAAACTGCATTTGTTTCCCTGTATTGTTGCTGGCTGTGCTGACTGCTGAGCGTAGAATACGTGTGAATTGGTGTGGTTCAGAGTTCAGGTCACTGAAACTAGCTAGTCTGGACAGGTAAGTCTGGGTGCTCTGGAGACGTTGGATCTTGAGTGGATGGAGGAGATGGATGGAAAGTTACGTCATGACTTTATGAAGTAAAGTCACTCAATCTGGATCCTCGAAACACATGTAATATTGGGTTTTATCAAGCCAAATGAAGTACAACTGTTGGAGCCCACACTGTGCAGCGTCTTTCTCGGCTCTTTCTCAGGAATTGCTTGCAAAATGCATATCCTTCGTGAATCGATTGCACCTCGGACGACTGTGATTCCGCCGTCCCTCCCTTCATCCTCAATTGCACCAAAGCCTCGTAAGACTTGCTCCACCGAACCCATGGAATCTGTATTTGCCCGTCAGTGTTTCAATCAAGGAGACCGAGGAAGAGATGCACAAAGCGGGATTTTGCTTCATTTCCCCTAGCGGAACAGAGCAACTGCAAATCGATTTTTGCTTCATTTCCCCTAGTGGAACAGAGCAACTGCAAATCGCACAAACACGAACAGTCGAACAGAGCCGTCCTGCCAGGGCTATAGAAGAGCAGCAGCACATCAAACAAGGAAAAAAACATGAAACATGAGGAGCCGACAGTGATCATATCACAGCAATAGAGGGGGAAAAATGCAAGAAAACTGTGGCATTGCAGAAATACCAGAGCCATAGAAAAATGTGACATTACTGAAACACCAGAGCCAGAGAGACCGTGTTTGAATGACCTTGACGGAAGCAATCATGATAACATCATCATCGAAGCACATGGTCCACAGACAACACTCCAGTCGCATTGCATAGCACTCAGAAAGGAAAATTGGTTCAGCAGAGATATAGCACTCTAATTTGTCAGATCCATAATGGCAGTGACAATGTCCCCATTAGAAGCCTTGAGGGCCTTGACAGCCTTGGACCTCGAAACAGTTGCTTGGGTCATCACCAGCTCAATGTCCTTGGCCTCAACACCAGTTTCGTCGACCTCCTCCTCATTGTCTTCCTGGCCCGGGCCAGATGTCTCTGGGCTCGAGATCATCTGGCTCAAGTCAGGAGCCTTGAACTGCTCTGCAGCCTGGCTCTGCAGCTGGGAGCTGAGGTCCTCGATCTTGGCCTCACCGAATATGACGTAGGTGTCCGAATTCGGGCTCTTGAACACATCTGGCTTGGAGATGACAAACAGTATCTGGAAAAAAAAGTATGCATATCTTGTTAGCCAGACAACACAAAAGATACACCAGTTTGCAAGATCTGAGTGAATGGTGGTGAATTACATTCTTGCTTTTCTTCACAGTGACACGGCTGACACCAGTGATGGACTTCATGCCAAGCTTCAGCATGGCCTTGCGGCTCTTCTTCTCACTCCTGCTTTGCTTTGACTTGCCACTGGCATCCTCTTCTTGTCCTGaagatgaaaatgtgaccaataCTTGTCAGACACAGGTGTTGTAATTGTTCCACACACCAGAGATAAAAACAGAAAGCAATTCAACAGGTACAGGAAAACAGGAAAACTGATGgcatagcatttgtttgccgacAGGCTTCTGCACTGATCACCAACAAATGAGATGCAATTCAGTTTACTTGTTAGTGTGGTTTTTTCAAGGATTAGGTTGATATGTAGCTGATATAGACATGTTAACCAGTAACAGCAAAAACACTACCTACAAGAATTCACAagctaagcataatctcaaactTAACAAAATCCACTTTGGACCTTCATAAAATCCACTTTGGACCTTCATACATTGATACAAAAGTCAATAACAGGCTAAAGATACACAGAAATATGATACATCAGATATGGAGAAATCCTGCTCACAATAAGCTTAACTTTACGCTCCAAATCACATTCACATATCAATTCACAGTGCCCGAAACAAAACTATACATGCCTTTGCTATATTATGTAGAGCAGTTCACGATTAAGCATCAAGAACCACAAGTGCCAAATCATTTCACAGAAATGAGATAGACGGGTGAAGGTTGACAACAAATTATAAACATTACAAGCTCGAGATATCAAAACATTATCAACCTGAATAGCGCTAAAGAGACATTTTCAGATCATAGTAACTCACCATCGAGttcatcatcatccttgtcatcatcatcgtcgtccTCATCGTCatcctcctcatcctccaccACAACCTCCTCTGCCTGTCCATGGCATTCAACAGATAAGTATGCCGGTGTCGCACATATCAGAATAGTTGATGGACAACATTACCACGAAAGCATATTGCAAGACGGCAAGCGGGATTAAAAGGATCGTCCTGCCCCGCGTAATAAAAAACAGTATCAATCCGCAAAGGACCAAAACTATCAGAACAAACCATTTCCACCGtacataataataaaaaaatcttaaaaaaatggaGGTTTACATGATCAAGCAAGAACCACCTACGAAATTAATCTACTTCAGGTTCGTGGACTTGCAGCTAGCAATAGAACATCAAATATATTTTGGATCACAGTATCCATAGCCTATGCGGCACCCATTCCCCTTCTGATTCGGACCGGTCGGGAGGAGTGTGTGCGAAATCTCACCTcggtcttctgctcctcgagcttCTGCTGCTCGATCTGGGTGGCGAGCTCCTCCGCGGTCTGCGCCGTCATCTTGGTGTCTCGGAGTTGTGGGAGGGGATGCGAGggcagggcggcggcggcggggtggCAAAAACCCTAGAGCAGACTCGCACAAAGGGGAAGGGGGCGAGGGGCGCTCTGCCCTGCCGCATTATTTATTCAAGGTTGGATCACAAAAGACACCTCCATTTGTTTGCAATTTACATATAAGCCTTTTACATGTATGTCATTATAAAATTTATTAATTACTTATAAGCCATTTAAAAAATTAGACTCTCACAGGTGCCACTGCTCTAAACTCTTTTGTCCTTGACGCCATTTCCGTCAGATTTAGCTCTAATGGTGTTAAGATGCATGTATAAAAAGTCGAAAATACCCTCATgtataaatatataattaatttttttaagcATCTTAAtgatctcaaataaaaaaacacaaaactagaaagttgtagatctcgttgacatctacaatatttatataaataatatttttatttgatttcaTATAAAATTATGATTTTTTAAGACATATTAATCATATCAAATCATATTTTTTGTATGAAATTCGATGAAGACAATTCTTATATAATAATTATAGACAtcgttgagatctacaactttcgggttcagagttttttcatttgaggtcactAAGAtacttaaaaaataattacatattCAGGACTAAGGGTAATTTTGAGTTTTCACACTCGCGGTTTGACATTGTTAGAGCTAAATTTGACGGAAATGATGTGAAGGGTAAAAGAATTTAGAGTTGTGACGTCTATAAAAACTTAACTTTTTTAATAAC contains:
- the LOC8082651 gene encoding nascent polypeptide-associated complex subunit alpha-like protein 1, which produces MTAQTAEELATQIEQQKLEEQKTEAEEVVVEDEEDDDEDDDDDDKDDDELDGQEEDASGKSKQSRSEKKSRKAMLKLGMKSITGVSRVTVKKSKNILFVISKPDVFKSPNSDTYVIFGEAKIEDLSSQLQSQAAEQFKAPDLSQMISSPETSGPGQEDNEEEVDETGVEAKDIELVMTQATVSRSKAVKALKASNGDIVTAIMDLTN